In Fluviicola taffensis DSM 16823, the following are encoded in one genomic region:
- a CDS encoding ABC transporter ATP-binding protein, with translation MKSLVAFYKYTFSYKVPAILTIIYNLLYVIFNLLSLVLFIPFLQLIFKVNDAVSLVKPNYSGGFINFFTYCKDWYNYTMNEMVKENPKDALLFVCISVVSAFFLKNVFRYGAVWHQSQLRMAVVRDLRDQLFAKAMRLPLSFYTEQRKGDLMARINSDVREIELAVIAILELVFREPFAILVSIASLIYISPQLTLISFVLLPISAFVISRIGKSLKKTAKAGQEQTSLVFSILEESISGIKVIKAFNAIPFITKRFKGVNLRLQQLNTGTFRRGDLSPILNEFLGATVMICLVWFGGIMILDDSDGMLGGAEFITFIIVFSQLLRPIQGIATAVGNLNKAEPSLDRINEILNTEEVILEQENAKDLNTLKSEISVENVSFKYKDEFVLKNIHFKLQRGKSIALVGESGSGKSTIADLLPRFYDVTEGSIFIDGINLKEFKLEDLHKNIGIVSQESILFNDTVRNNIAFGREDVTMESIIQAAKIAHAHSFIEQLENGYDTVIGERGNKLSGGQKQRLSIARAVLKDPSILILDEATSALDTESERIVQGALDELMKDRTSLIIAHRMSTIINADEILVLSKGQIIERGKHQELIALGGTYANLCGLQGIFQ, from the coding sequence ATGAAATCATTAGTCGCATTTTATAAATACACCTTTTCTTATAAGGTTCCAGCCATATTGACAATCATTTACAACCTGTTGTACGTGATTTTTAATTTATTATCATTGGTTTTATTTATCCCCTTTCTACAGCTGATTTTTAAGGTAAATGATGCAGTAAGTCTAGTAAAACCAAATTATAGCGGAGGATTTATCAATTTTTTCACCTATTGCAAAGATTGGTACAATTATACCATGAATGAAATGGTGAAAGAAAATCCCAAAGACGCATTACTCTTCGTCTGTATTTCTGTTGTTAGCGCTTTTTTCCTCAAAAATGTATTCCGCTATGGCGCCGTTTGGCATCAATCTCAATTAAGGATGGCAGTTGTTCGCGATTTAAGGGATCAATTATTCGCTAAAGCAATGAGACTTCCCTTAAGTTTTTATACCGAACAACGAAAAGGAGATTTGATGGCACGTATTAACAGCGATGTTCGTGAAATAGAATTAGCTGTTATTGCAATCCTCGAGTTAGTATTCAGAGAACCCTTTGCTATCTTGGTTTCTATTGCATCATTAATCTATATCAGTCCTCAATTAACACTTATTTCATTTGTTTTACTTCCAATTTCTGCCTTTGTAATTTCTCGCATTGGAAAGAGCTTGAAGAAAACCGCGAAAGCAGGACAAGAACAAACAAGTTTGGTTTTTTCGATTTTGGAAGAATCCATTAGTGGAATAAAAGTCATCAAAGCTTTCAATGCCATTCCATTTATCACGAAACGATTCAAAGGAGTAAATTTAAGACTTCAACAATTGAATACTGGAACTTTTAGACGTGGGGATTTATCTCCAATTCTGAATGAATTCTTAGGAGCAACTGTTATGATTTGCTTAGTTTGGTTTGGTGGAATAATGATTCTTGATGATTCCGATGGAATGCTTGGCGGAGCAGAATTTATCACCTTCATTATTGTCTTCTCCCAACTATTAAGGCCTATTCAAGGAATTGCTACTGCTGTGGGGAATTTAAACAAAGCAGAACCTTCCCTAGACCGAATCAACGAAATCTTGAATACGGAAGAAGTAATCTTAGAACAAGAAAATGCAAAAGACCTAAACACCTTAAAATCTGAAATTTCAGTTGAAAATGTTAGTTTCAAATATAAAGATGAATTTGTACTCAAGAATATCCATTTCAAACTACAACGGGGGAAATCAATTGCATTAGTAGGAGAATCAGGCAGTGGGAAATCAACAATAGCAGACTTACTTCCACGATTTTATGACGTAACCGAAGGATCCATTTTTATTGATGGAATCAACTTGAAGGAATTCAAGTTAGAAGATTTGCATAAAAACATTGGAATTGTATCCCAAGAATCTATCTTATTTAACGATACAGTTCGCAATAACATCGCTTTTGGTAGAGAAGATGTTACGATGGAAAGCATTATTCAAGCAGCAAAAATTGCGCATGCACATTCATTTATCGAACAACTAGAAAATGGATATGATACAGTTATTGGAGAGCGAGGAAACAAACTTTCTGGAGGTCAAAAACAACGATTAAGTATTGCAAGAGCTGTATTGAAAGATCCTTCTATTTTAATCTTAGATGAAGCAACATCTGCTTTGGATACAGAAAGCGAACGCATTGTTCAAGGAGCATTGGATGAATTAATGAAAGATAGAACCTCTTTGATTATTGCACATCGCATGAGCACAATTATTAATGCAGATGAAATTTTAGTCTTATCTAAAGGACAAATTATTGAACGAGGTAAACATCAAGAGTTGATTGCATTGGGTGGCACTTACGCAAACTTATGTGGCTTGCAAGGAATCTTTCAATAA
- the rbfA gene encoding 30S ribosome-binding factor RbfA has product MSSIRQNRIEGVIQEELATYFQRNTQEICLGAMVSVTIVRVTSDLSLARIYLSVFMGPDKQEVLKNIQVNSKKIRGEVGNRLKNMHKIPELLFYIDDSLDYAETINKLLKD; this is encoded by the coding sequence ATGAGTTCAATTAGACAAAACCGAATTGAGGGTGTAATTCAAGAAGAATTGGCTACTTATTTTCAACGAAATACACAAGAGATTTGCTTGGGTGCAATGGTTAGTGTTACTATCGTTCGAGTGACTTCTGATCTATCTTTGGCGCGTATCTACCTTTCTGTTTTTATGGGTCCAGATAAACAAGAAGTTTTGAAAAATATCCAAGTAAATTCAAAAAAAATTCGGGGCGAAGTAGGAAATCGCTTGAAGAATATGCACAAAATTCCAGAGCTTTTATTCTACATCGATGATTCCTTAGATTACGCTGAGACGATCAATAAATTGTTGAAAGATTAA